The following are from one region of the Terriglobales bacterium genome:
- a CDS encoding GxxExxY protein — MKDAEALDQITRKIIGAAINVHRALGPGLLEGTYEACLAYELVQLGLKVERQKELPVHYRGVIIDCGYRLDLLVEDEVVIEVKAVEQLLPVHQAQVMSYLRMSGFRVGLLLNFNVRVLKQGLKRIVNEFPSSALSAASAVKS, encoded by the coding sequence ATGAAAGACGCAGAAGCGTTGGACCAGATCACGCGGAAGATCATCGGCGCCGCAATCAATGTTCACCGCGCACTTGGGCCGGGCTTGCTTGAAGGCACGTACGAGGCTTGCCTTGCATATGAGCTGGTGCAGCTCGGGCTGAAAGTCGAACGGCAAAAGGAACTACCGGTTCACTACAGAGGAGTGATCATCGACTGCGGCTACCGGCTCGACCTGTTGGTGGAAGATGAAGTAGTCATCGAAGTGAAGGCTGTGGAGCAATTGTTGCCGGTGCACCAAGCACAGGTGATGTCATATCTGCGTATGTCCGGCTTCCGAGTCGGGCTGCTGCTGAATTTCAATGTACGGGTACTGAAGCAAGGCCTCAAGCGGATCGTGAATGAGTTTCCTTCCTCGGCGCTCTCGGCGGCCTCGGCGGTGAAGTCCTAG
- the rocF gene encoding arginase: MTSITPKKIRVIGVPLDLGQSRRGVDMGPSAVRVAGLEARLEALGHKVEDAGNIAVAIPEQKKEGDPSAKYLKEITATCTKHAELVLKTVETGKVPLSLGGDHSIAVGTVSGIAEFYRRQNQRIGLLWIDAHSDINTPESSPSGNVHGMPLAAIMGLGPAELANIFNFSPKIAPENCVLVGIRDIDDKEKENVRRAGIEVFTMRDIDERGMRTVIEEALRLAGRNTAGYHVSLDMDWIDPEDAPGVGTPVRGGATYREAHLAMEIIADHGRLLGFEIVEVNPVIDEHNRTADLAVELACSVFGKKIL, translated from the coding sequence ATGACCAGCATCACGCCCAAGAAGATCCGTGTGATCGGGGTGCCTCTGGATCTTGGGCAGTCGCGGCGGGGCGTGGACATGGGCCCGTCGGCGGTGCGCGTGGCCGGGCTGGAGGCGCGGCTGGAGGCGCTCGGGCACAAGGTGGAGGACGCCGGCAACATCGCCGTGGCCATCCCCGAGCAGAAGAAGGAAGGCGACCCCAGCGCCAAGTATTTGAAGGAGATCACCGCCACCTGCACCAAGCACGCCGAGCTGGTCCTCAAGACGGTGGAAACCGGCAAGGTGCCGCTCAGCCTGGGAGGCGACCACTCCATCGCCGTGGGCACAGTTTCCGGGATCGCCGAGTTCTACCGGCGTCAGAACCAGCGGATCGGACTGCTGTGGATCGACGCCCACTCCGACATCAACACCCCGGAGAGCTCGCCCAGCGGCAACGTGCACGGCATGCCGCTGGCCGCCATCATGGGCCTGGGCCCGGCGGAGCTGGCCAACATCTTCAACTTCTCGCCCAAGATCGCGCCGGAGAACTGCGTGCTGGTGGGCATCCGCGACATCGACGACAAGGAAAAAGAGAACGTACGCCGCGCCGGCATCGAGGTCTTCACCATGCGCGACATCGACGAGCGCGGCATGCGCACGGTGATCGAAGAGGCGCTGCGCCTGGCCGGGCGCAACACCGCCGGCTACCACGTCTCGCTGGATATGGACTGGATCGACCCCGAGGATGCGCCGGGGGTGGGCACGCCGGTCCGCGGCGGCGCCACCTACCGCGAGGCCCACCTGGCCATGGAGATCATCGCCGACCACGGGCGCCTGCTGGGCTTCGAGATTGTGGAAGTCAATCCCGTCATCGACGAGCACAACCGCACCGCCGACCTGGCGGTGGAGCTGGCGTGCTCGGTGTTCGGAAAGAAGATCCTGTAG
- a CDS encoding GIY-YIG nuclease family protein, which yields MRKRKEFCVYIMTNRPRSHVLYTGVTGDLPDRVFEHKNKLDPRCFTARYNLTRLVYYETFYEAGLAIMREKQIKGWKRWKKIALIESMNPTWKDLSEHWSEQFKPEGMIRFSAG from the coding sequence ATGCGCAAGCGAAAAGAGTTCTGTGTCTACATCATGACCAACCGGCCGCGGTCGCACGTCCTGTACACGGGCGTCACTGGTGATCTCCCCGACCGTGTTTTCGAGCACAAGAACAAGCTCGACCCGCGCTGCTTCACCGCCAGATACAACCTGACAAGGCTGGTCTATTACGAGACCTTCTACGAGGCCGGCCTCGCCATCATGCGCGAGAAGCAGATCAAAGGCTGGAAACGTTGGAAAAAGATTGCACTGATTGAATCGATGAATCCGACTTGGAAGGACCTTTCGGAGCACTGGTCAGAGCAATTCAAGCCGGAAGGCATGATTCGCTTTTCAGCGGGGTAG